A region of the Desulfobacter postgatei 2ac9 genome:
TGATCCCGTACATGGTTGAGGTTGACCGGGCCGGGCGGATCAGCGGCGGACAGATGGCCAGAAAGCTTGAGACCAGCCAGGAGATGATTCAATACAGCCTGGGCCAGTTTATCACGGCCTGGCGGACAGTCACGGCGGATATCGCCCTGCAGGAAAAATATATAAAGCAATCAAGTTTCATGTCCATTGGTGCTGCAAAAAGAATCCTGGCTAAATGGTATGCAGACAACAATCCATACATCTCCAGCGAAGAAAAACTGGTGGAGGTGCGGATAATGGCCCTGCCTCTTTATGTCAGCGGAGAAACCTGGCTGGTCGAATGGAGAGAAATAGAGCGGACACATAAAGGGGTTGAACTCTCCCGGACCACTTTTCAGGCCAACCTTATCATCAAACGCAAACTTCCTGAAACACAACAGGAAATCATCAATAACGCCAGCGGCATATATGTGTCGGAAATCAGTCACAGCAAAAAAATACAATAGGAGATTAAACCATGAAAAAACTTCTAATAATCGCAATGGCAGTATCCTTTGCAGGCCTGGCAACATGCCGGGCTGCGGATTTCGTAAGCCCTGTATCAGCCCAATTGGACAGCAAAGAAAAGAAATCTTTAGCCCTGCAGTCAAGATGGCAAAAAAACACCATGGACCCGATCACAGCCAGAAACGGCATGACCTGTTTTGTTTACGGCCATTCAACTCCCACCATCATTGTTACCCCGTATAAAGTGGCTGACCTGGAACTGCAGCCCGGAGAGGTGATTAATTCCATGGTCCTGGGCGATAACGCACGATGGTTCGCAGAAATCGTTTTCTCCGGCAGCGGCGATATCAGCATCAGTCACGTTGTTTTTAAAGCCCTGGATTCCGGGCTCACCACCACCGCCGTGATCACCACTGACAGGCGGGTTTATCATATCAATCTCAAGTCCGACCGCAGCAAACACATGCTGTACACAGGATTTATTTACCCCGAAGATCATATCGCAACCACCCGGGCGGCCCGGGAAAAAGAGATTAAAGAAAAAGAGAAAAGAACCACCCCTGAAGGTTTTGATATGGCCAGGCTGAACTTTGATTATGAAATATCCGGGGATGCCGGCTGGAAGCCCTTACAGGTTTTTGACAACGGCATAAAAACATATATCAAGCTGCCCAAAATGCAGGAAATGCCCATGTTCATGGTTAAAACCACTGCGGGTAAGGGCCTTGTAAACTACCGGGTAAAAGACAACTGCTTCATTGTGGACCGGATCTTTGACGAAGCCTATTTAATCCTGGGTGTGGGCAAGGATAAGGAAGAATTAACCCTGAGCAGGCTGGAGGCGAAATAATGAAAAAGCTGACCAGACTGATCCTTCTTTTTTTTATGGCGTTAAACCTTTTTTCCTGCACCCACCTTTCCCCTAAAGGATCATGGGTAAGAATTGGTTCTGAGCCGCCGTTACAGCTTTGTGATGAAATCATCAGCCGCCTGACCCTGCAATATCCGCCGGCAAAAACCACGATAAGGCTTCTTAAAAGCGGCAATACAACCTTTGACCAGCTGATTGAAAAACAGGCCCGGCGGGCCGGTTATACCATCAGCCAGGCCCAAACCGCTGTCAGGATAAGCTATGTCATTGACGTGTTATCAGACCCCCCCGGCACCGGATACTTTCATCTTAAAAGCAATGACGGATTCGGTTTCAGCCGGATGTTCCGCCTGCCCGGCTATGACCTGGCTGACACCTATACCCAAATTGAGGTTAAAAAATGAGCGCACCGCGAGGGCTGCAAAGGCCGGGCGTAATGACAACCGTATTGAGTAAAAAGCCTATATTGCTGCTGTTTCTGTTCATTGCCATCATTGTATTGCTGCTGCTTTTTTCAATCTTTGATCAAGGCAAAAGAAATAAGAACCACAGTGGCCAGGACCAGGAGACCCTGTTGATAGAACCCCGGCAGTCATCCGTATCAACCGACGAAGAAGGGCTTAACCTGCCCAAAGCCCCGAAGGAACGCAAGGGCCTTGCCTCTGAAACCGATATGAACGCCCCGGGCAAAAAGGGGGATCAAAAGGTGCTTGAACCTATTGAGGTTGTACGCGCTAACGCCCCTCCCCAGGACCCTGTAAAAGCAGCCCTGGATAAGCAGCGGCAAAAAGAGCTTGTCACTGTACTGCAGTACCGGTTCGAAAAACAACGCCAGGCGTTGGAGTCCAACCCGGTTGCTTACAAAAAAAATGCCTCAATGGATATCAGCACCTCTGCCGGTGTTTTTGACCAAACCAGCCAGCAATACGGATCTTCAGCAAGATTGTCAGCCTTAAACAGTGAACTTGCAAACGCCAAAGCAAGTCTTGGCCCTGGGGGAGCCGGGTCACACTCCCCAGCATCAATATCTGCAAATCAAACCGGAAGCAATGATGATTCAATGTGGGATAACGGTTATTCCATGGATCAGGATACCAATGCCTTATCCATTAAAACCGGGTCCATTATCCCGGTGCTGCTGATCACCGGGATTGATTCCACCCTGCCTGGCTATATCAGCGGCCAGGTGAGTCAAAATGTATGGGATACCACAACCGGTTATAACCTGCTTATCCCCCAGGGCACCAAAGTCTTTGGCCAATATCAGAACAATATCATCATGGGCCAGGAAAGGGTGTTT
Encoded here:
- a CDS encoding type IV secretion system protein, coding for MINATEHQEQVLQPAEENHYLAGRKAWSEMYGSFIRERNLWRMSTLLVSIVAVLLCTANIIQLRQQKVIPYMVEVDRAGRISGGQMARKLETSQEMIQYSLGQFITAWRTVTADIALQEKYIKQSSFMSIGAAKRILAKWYADNNPYISSEEKLVEVRIMALPLYVSGETWLVEWREIERTHKGVELSRTTFQANLIIKRKLPETQQEIINNASGIYVSEISHSKKIQ
- the trbG gene encoding P-type conjugative transfer protein TrbG; translation: MKKLLIIAMAVSFAGLATCRAADFVSPVSAQLDSKEKKSLALQSRWQKNTMDPITARNGMTCFVYGHSTPTIIVTPYKVADLELQPGEVINSMVLGDNARWFAEIVFSGSGDISISHVVFKALDSGLTTTAVITTDRRVYHINLKSDRSKHMLYTGFIYPEDHIATTRAAREKEIKEKEKRTTPEGFDMARLNFDYEISGDAGWKPLQVFDNGIKTYIKLPKMQEMPMFMVKTTAGKGLVNYRVKDNCFIVDRIFDEAYLILGVGKDKEELTLSRLEAK
- a CDS encoding TrbI/VirB10 family protein is translated as MSAPRGLQRPGVMTTVLSKKPILLLFLFIAIIVLLLLFSIFDQGKRNKNHSGQDQETLLIEPRQSSVSTDEEGLNLPKAPKERKGLASETDMNAPGKKGDQKVLEPIEVVRANAPPQDPVKAALDKQRQKELVTVLQYRFEKQRQALESNPVAYKKNASMDISTSAGVFDQTSQQYGSSARLSALNSELANAKASLGPGGAGSHSPASISANQTGSNDDSMWDNGYSMDQDTNALSIKTGSIIPVLLITGIDSTLPGYISGQVSQNVWDTTTGYNLLIPQGTKVFGQYQNNIIMGQERVFVVWQRLIFPDGRAMTLKDMPGGDQLGYAGLKDKVNNHYFRIYGHALLMSLVTGGTAYAMNTLDSDNSDETTTLNESMGTAFADQMGRTTMGLLEKHMNMSPTLTIRPGYRLNIIAVKDLEFSEPYEGKL